A region from the Tigriopus californicus strain San Diego chromosome 9, Tcal_SD_v2.1, whole genome shotgun sequence genome encodes:
- the LOC131886297 gene encoding uncharacterized protein LOC131886297, which yields MAQAGIRNASPSQPWLRYGWTGFLVIWLILGWGSAHAVPDGIAMAVAPLTDLPTDPWEGSAWSDYDTDTEDDETPVSWDPLDRVPESTHRSIGRHDPESQGSWVVPTRVIPDLQSPVQLHPSQGPGPPAAEAPYPAGATSDQVVPPDDIGFEHETGSGQLPFDLDAPHLSLQPTSDMYHPSGRQDVSGAMAATPDLPGTLRPVPPQLQMRLKKLPAIAGRITRWTIPEGTFFDPVQGGTRNLSLFLQFQNGSRIPPRFWLHFHVPTHEVTLMPVDENMIGRWSFVLIARNLAGLEARDILQVVVRQYPGSRVVNHMFMATFSQAQSNPTDPNYKWKMLALMVDIFKDRNLRQMLIRSITEFPLTFGWTNTTYLSSACPRPDIQDQYSFLQSQFRRPDSEVTSALNRFGVRVEHLDMTFYGPCLVEKAIPAKANHSTNMGSYYMNSINNQDNEVPVIRNPIDRINVTAGELLRFQVPKDTCYDPDEGDSRTLTLQLLSVTRKELAKHSWLQFHQANQEFIGVPLEEEVGREEYQLVCSDSNGLSAIDGVEVLVSNRPFTEKINIEFAFQFSNPIQQLRVVLFNKLSQLTFPGNVVLRAVDKFSVVWFDKEFNRDECNLDLIRNASSRYLDDKGLPKDHLKRLFKPLELSHIKILSHRSCNWTLNAVPPTDVTTKAGENLYSFHGIIIASDYLLTFFVPVLIIFFMVVIALALAIALHRRRQAGKLNLFFAEAMPPRLPVILKNDLLERDAHSLNTGLFPGGSHQLDADGDYLHHPNQEMSEESQFMVSPYDAKFVTKSRPAPAYLS from the exons ATGGCTCAAGCCGGGATCAGAAACGCCAGCCCCAGTCAGCCTTGGTTGAGATACGGTTGGACTGGCTTCTTGGTCATCTGGCTCATCTTGGGCTGGGGCTCGGCACACGCCGTGCCCGATGGCATAGCCATGGCTGTCGCACCGCTCACTGATTTGCCTACCGACCCGTGGGAAGGGTCGGCTTGGTCGGACTATGACACCGATACCGAAGACGATGAGACGCCCGTGTCTTGGGATCCGCTCGACCGGGTCCCCGAGTCCACCCATCGGTCCATTGGGCGCCATGATCCCGAGTCTCAGGGCTCCTGGGTCGTGCCTACGCGCGTTATTCCGGATCTGCAGAGCCCGGTTCAGCTCCACCCCTCTCAGGGTCCTGGTCCGCCCGCAGCCGAGGCCCCATACCCGGCTGGCGCCACGTCGGACCAAGTTGTTCCGCCGGATGATATTGGT TTCGAGCACGAAACGGGCTCGGGTCAATTGCCGTTTGATTTGGACGCGCCCCATCTGTCGTTGCAACCCACGTCCGACATGTACCATCCTTCGGGGCGCCAAGACGTGTCCGGGGCCATGGCCGCCACCCCCGATTTACCCGGCACCCTACGCCCCGTGCCACCTCAGTTGCAAATGAGGCTCAAAAAATTGCCGGCGATTGCCGGTCGCATCACGAG GTGGACCATCCCAGAAGGGACGTTTTTCGATCCTGTGCAGGGTGGTACCCGCAACTTGAGCCTCTTCCTCCAGTTCCAAAATGGTTCCAGAATTCCGCCCCGCTTTTGGCTTCATTTCCATGTCCCAACCCACGAAGTCACATTGAT GCCCGTGGACGAAAATATGATTGGCCGTTGGTCTTTCGTTTTGATTGCACGCAATCTGGCCGGACTGGAGGCGCGGGACATTCTTCAAGTTGTCGTCCGGCAATATCCCGGTTCACGTGTTGTCAATCACATGTTTATGGCCACCTTTTCACAAGCGCAGTCTAATCCCACTGATCCCAACTACAAATGGAAG ATGCTCGCGTTGATGGTagacattttcaaagaccGGAATCTGAGGCAGATGTTGATTCGCTCCATCACCGAGTTCCCGCTAACATTTGGATGGACCAATACCACATATTTAAGCAGTGCTTGTCCCAGGCCAGACATTCAAGATCAATACAGCTTCCTGCAAAGCCAATTCCGACGTCCAGACTCGGAAGTAACGTCCGCTTTAAACCGCTTTGGTGTACGAGTGGAACATCTAGATATGACTTTCTACGGACCGTGTCTTGTGGAAAAGGCAATTCCGGCCAAGGCGAACCACTCGACCAACATGGGGTCCTACTACATGAACAGCATCAACAACCAAGATAATGAGGTCCCGGTCATACGGAATCCCATCGATCGTATCAACGTAACAGCGGGCGAACTTCTCCGCTTTCAGGTGCCCAAG GATACCTGCTACGATCCGGATGAAGGCGACTCTCGGACTTTAACTCTTCAGTTGCTCTCCGTGACTCGAAAGGAGCTGGCTAAGCACTCGTGGCTTCAATTTCACCAAGCTAATCAGGAGTTCATTGGAGTACCACTCGAAGAGGAAGTGGGTCGGGAAGAGTACCAATTA GTGTGTTCGGATAGCAACGGACTCAGTGCCATTGATGGCGTGGAAGTGCTCGTTTCAAACCGGCCATTTACGGAGAAGATCAATATCGAGTTTGCCTTCCAATTCTCAAATCCCATTCAACAGCTTCGCGTGGTCCTCTTCAACAAATTGTCACAACTGACATTTCCAGGCAACGTCGTTCTCCGGGCGGTCGACAAGTTCTCGGTGGTATGGTTCGACAAAGAGTTTAACCGAGATGAATGCAATTTAGATCTCATCAGGAACGCTTCGAGTCGATATCTCGACGACAAAGGGTTACCCAAAGACCATCTGAAGCGATTGTTCAAGCCCTTGGAACTAAGTCATATCAAGATCTTGAGTCACCGGAGTTGCAATTGGACTCTAAATGCCGTTCCTCCCACCGACGTCACAACCAAAGCGGGAGAGAATCTATACAGCTTCCACGGGATCATCATTGCTAGTGACTACTTGCTCACTTTCTTTGTGCCTGTACTCATTATTTTCTTCATGGTGGTAAttgccttggccttggccattgCTCTGCATCGACGGCGACAAGCTGGAAAATTGAACCTCTTTTTCGCCGAAGCCATGCCCCCCCGACTGCCCGTGATTCTCAAGAATGATTTGTTGGAAAGGGACGCCCACTCACTCAACACGGGCCTCTTTCCGGGCGGAAGCCATCAACTCGACGCAGACGGCGACTATTTACATCATCCCAATCAAGAAATGTCAGAGGAGAGCCAATTCATGGTGTCACCCTACGATGCTAAATTTGTTACCAAATCTCGCCCTGCGCCTGCCTACTTGTCATAA